In the Thermodesulfovibrionales bacterium genome, TATCTTTCCCCGGGTTCTTTGACGAGCTGAAGAGGCTGAGTAGGGGATGACGGATGTCAGACCATGGCGGCTTTGCGTATGACTACCGGTACACTGCCGGGTATCGCCTGTGGGTAAGGTTATCGCCATAGACGGTCCGTCGGGTGCGGGAAAAAGCACGATAGCCCGTACCCTTGCCCGGCTTCTCGGGTTCGGTTACCTCGATACGGGCGCGTTATACAGGGCTGCGGCACTGTTTCTTCTCGAACGGGGGGTGAAACCGGAAGATGACGACGAGGCATTAATCAGGGAGTTGGATGCCTCGAGGATACGGTTCAAGGGCGGAAGGGTCTTTCTCCATGAACGGGACGTTTCCGACGAAATCAGGACACCGGAGGTGGGACATTATTCCTCCGTGTTTTCGGCTCGAAAGGCGGTGAGGGATTTTCTCCTCGAAGTGCAGAGGAATGCGGCCGTGGACCAGGACGTGGTTGTCGAAGGCCGCGACACGACGACGGTCGTCTTTCCCGCTGCCTGGAGGAAGTTCTATCTCGATGCCTCGATAGGCGAGAGGACGAGGAGGCGGTTTAAACAGATGAAGGAGACGGGGCTCGTTATCACCGAGGAGGAAGCCGAAAAAGATGTCGTCCTGCGGGATACGAGGGATCAGGGAAGGAGCATCGCTCCCCTTAGGAAGGCTGAGGATGCTATTATAATAAATACGACGGACAAGGGTATCGAGCAGGTTCTCGATGCTATCCTGAGCCATATAAGGTCGGAGTCTTGAGGGACTTCTTCTATAGGACGGGGAGAGCTGTTCTCCGGATTTTTTTTACGATAGTGTGCAGGATCGAGGTAGTGAACCCTGATAAGATCCCTTCGAAGGGATCTGTTGTCCTCGCTGCAAATCATCTCAGCTATCTCGATCCCCTGGTCATCCTCGTCTCGCTGAAGAGGAGACCGACATTTATGGCAAAGGAGAGCCTGTTCGGGGTACCGGTGATCGGAGCGTTCGTCCGGACATTCTCGTTTCCCGTAAGAAGGGGCCGGCCCAGGCCCTCCACTTTCAGGGAAGCGCTGGACAGACTAAAGAGCGGAGGGCTCGTTGTCATCTTCCCCGAGGGAGGCCTGAGCGCCGACGGAAGTCGACTGGATGCCAAGAGGGGTGTGGGGATGATAGCCGCTATGAGCGGTTCCCGGATCGTTCCGGTGCTCTTAGACGGAACAGAGCGAGCGCTGCCTGTCGGAGCGCGCTGTGTCAGACCGGCGAAGATCAGGGTCACATTCGGTGATCCTGTCGAGGTGAGCAGACGCGGGACAGGGAGGGTTTATCATGAGGGGATTACTCAGGACATCATGAAGGTCATCGAGGGTTTGAGGAGAGGACGGACGGGAGCGCCGGGAGGGCATAGGTCCCTCACTTCCGGGTGATCATGGAGATACTCGTTGCAAAGACTGCCGGGTTCTGTTTCGGCGTGAAGAAGGCTATCGACAGGACTTTCGCCATAGCCGAGAAGCAGCGTGAGGGCATTTATACGTTCGGTCCCCTTATCCATAATCCGCAGGTCATCGAGAAGCTCAGGGAAAAGGGCATTTTCCCCACCGATGACATCTTCCATGACGCCATTAAGGCGCTCATTATACGGACGCACGGCATGCCCCTTCACCTCATGGAAAAGGCGGTGCGCCAGGGGTATGAAGTTATCGACGCCACCTGTCCTTTCGTGAAAAAGGCCCAGCAGTATGCCGAACTCCTGCAGGAAGGCGGGTACCAGG is a window encoding:
- a CDS encoding lysophospholipid acyltransferase family protein, whose translation is MNPDKIPSKGSVVLAANHLSYLDPLVILVSLKRRPTFMAKESLFGVPVIGAFVRTFSFPVRRGRPRPSTFREALDRLKSGGLVVIFPEGGLSADGSRLDAKRGVGMIAAMSGSRIVPVLLDGTERALPVGARCVRPAKIRVTFGDPVEVSRRGTGRVYHEGITQDIMKVIEGLRRGRTGAPGGHRSLTSG
- the cmk gene encoding (d)CMP kinase, producing MGKVIAIDGPSGAGKSTIARTLARLLGFGYLDTGALYRAAALFLLERGVKPEDDDEALIRELDASRIRFKGGRVFLHERDVSDEIRTPEVGHYSSVFSARKAVRDFLLEVQRNAAVDQDVVVEGRDTTTVVFPAAWRKFYLDASIGERTRRRFKQMKETGLVITEEEAEKDVVLRDTRDQGRSIAPLRKAEDAIIINTTDKGIEQVLDAILSHIRSES